From the genome of Hymenobacter sp. PAMC 26628, one region includes:
- a CDS encoding MFS transporter has protein sequence MPATQPPRALQRWQFRTALSLFVGYSAYYLCRSNLAIAAPLLIWEFGGRGLNKEVLGQIASVGVLFYAAGKVVNGVLGDFLGGKKVFLWGMVGSVAATVAFGLGQGVALFFAAWAANRLVQSMGWAGLVQTTAHWFSYQSYGRIMGLLSLSFLFGDVVAKLVLGQLLVLGLGWRGLFMAAAGVLAVVALGCSFSLKSRPESVGLAAPPARPDNLFAHEAGPGADRPATLGRLLGPYFRSPAFLLMLALSFGLTALREAFSFWVPTYLVEAAHLSEGAASKWSALYSVFGMASILGAGYLSDARLRGQRGGLILGACVLLVPVLALMARPAAGAAGPLVLISLVGLLLLGPYSFLAGAMSLDAGGRQGAATAAGLVDAVGYVGGTGALWLTGALAEHRGWGYAFGALALLAAATAGAALVFYRTQERRTAPAQAGA, from the coding sequence ATGCCCGCCACCCAGCCGCCGCGCGCTTTGCAACGCTGGCAATTCCGCACGGCGTTGAGTTTGTTTGTGGGCTACAGCGCCTATTACCTGTGCCGTTCCAACTTGGCCATTGCCGCGCCGCTGCTCATCTGGGAGTTTGGCGGGCGGGGACTGAACAAGGAAGTGCTGGGCCAGATTGCCTCGGTGGGGGTCCTGTTTTACGCAGCGGGCAAGGTGGTGAACGGCGTGCTGGGCGACTTCTTGGGGGGCAAAAAGGTTTTCCTGTGGGGCATGGTGGGGTCGGTGGCGGCCACGGTGGCGTTCGGGCTGGGGCAGGGCGTGGCCCTGTTTTTCGCGGCCTGGGCCGCCAATCGGCTGGTGCAGTCCATGGGCTGGGCCGGGCTGGTACAAACCACCGCCCACTGGTTTTCTTACCAGTCCTACGGCCGCATCATGGGCCTGCTCAGCCTGAGCTTCCTCTTCGGCGACGTGGTAGCCAAACTAGTGCTTGGGCAGCTGCTGGTGCTGGGCCTGGGCTGGCGGGGGCTGTTTATGGCGGCGGCCGGCGTGCTGGCCGTGGTGGCCCTGGGCTGCTCGTTCAGCCTGAAAAGCCGCCCCGAAAGTGTGGGCCTGGCCGCCCCGCCGGCCCGCCCCGACAACCTCTTTGCCCACGAAGCCGGCCCAGGGGCCGACCGGCCCGCGACGCTGGGCCGGCTGCTGGGGCCCTATTTCCGCAGCCCGGCCTTTTTGCTGATGCTGGCGCTGTCGTTCGGCCTCACGGCGTTGCGGGAGGCGTTCAGCTTCTGGGTGCCCACTTACTTGGTGGAGGCCGCCCACTTGTCGGAAGGCGCGGCTTCGAAGTGGAGCGCACTGTACTCGGTGTTCGGCATGGCGTCGATTTTGGGGGCGGGCTACCTCTCCGACGCGCGGCTGCGGGGGCAGCGCGGCGGGCTCATCCTGGGGGCCTGCGTGCTGCTGGTGCCGGTGCTGGCGCTCATGGCCCGGCCGGCGGCGGGGGCCGCGGGGCCACTGGTGCTCATCTCGCTGGTGGGCCTGCTGCTGCTGGGGCCCTACTCGTTCCTGGCCGGGGCCATGTCGCTCGACGCCGGGGGGCGGCAGGGGGCGGCCACGGCGGCGGGCCTGGTAGACGCCGTGGGCTATGTGGGCGGCACTGGGGCGCTGTGGCTCACAGGGGCCCTGGCCGAGCACCGGGGCTGGGGCTACGCCTTCGGGGCCCTGGCCCTGCTGGCAGCAGCCACGGCGGGGGCGGCGCTGGTCTTTTACCGCACCCAGGAGCGCCGGACTGCGCCGGCACAGGCCGGGGCATAG